The following coding sequences lie in one Oncorhynchus kisutch isolate 150728-3 linkage group LG27, Okis_V2, whole genome shotgun sequence genomic window:
- the LOC109872069 gene encoding brefeldin A-inhibited guanine nucleotide-exchange protein 1, with amino-acid sequence MYESKTRNMFLNRALEKILADKEVKKAHHSQLRKACEVALEEIKEETEKLSPPPGDSNADSSTLPPVKSKDTIIEADKYFLPFELACQSKCPRIVITSLDCLQKLIAYGHLTGNAPDNTTPGKRLIDRIIETICGCFQGPQTDQGVQLQIIKALLTSVTSQHIEIHEGTVLQAVRTCYNIYLASKNLINQTTAKATLTQMLNVIFARMENQALQEARQMEKERLRQQHLQPSPVSQPGQEPPASPHLEPPASPKQEQHTASPPPQEEATQMPEQNTREDLEPENGSVSCSAENEQTEADQATAAAAQGFSPQDAEGVVEQEPFNYKEEQAQEMVQTMLQEAVNTVVGECRESVCSATECVDDMPVPVEEEGGLGSDTENVHANGIPGTPISASFTPSLTDDRISVSSNDTQESGATSGSSPVAKFSHILQKDAFLVFRSLCKLSMKPLSDGPPDPKSHELRSKVLSLQLLLSILQNAGPVFKTNEMFINAIKQYLCVALSKNGVSSVPEVFELSLSIFLTLLSHFKTHLKMQIEVFFKEIFLYILETSTSSYDHKWMVIQSLTRICADAQSVVDIYVNYDCDLNAANIFERLVNYLSKIAQGRVGHELGTTPAQELSLRKKGLECLVSILKCMVEWSNDQYVNPNSQTSLGQEKPVDQEPSESTKPPDSINRYGSLNSLDSSASSGIGSYSTLMSGTDNAEQFEVLKQQKEIIEQGIDLFNKKPKRGIQYLQEQGMLGTTPEDLAQFLHQEERLDSTQVGEFIGDNERINKEVMYAYVDQMDFQGKDFVSALRLFLEGFRLPGEAQKIDRLMEKFAARYLECNQGQTEFASADTAYVLAYSIIMLTTDLHSPQVKNKMTKEQYIKMNRGINDSKDLPEEYLSAIYHEIAGKKIAMNETKKLTLKSSKQSVASEKQRRLLYNVEMEQMAKTAKALMEAVSHVQAPFTSATHLDHVRPMFKLAWTPFLAAFSVGLQDCDDTEVASLCLEGIRCAIRIACIFTIQLERDAYVQALARFTLLTASSGISEMKQKNIDTIKTLITVAHTDGNYLGNSWHEILKCISQLELAQLIGTGVKARYISGTVPAKGGLLASLREQASDSSEYLGLVGGNVDRKQIASIQESIGETSSQSVVVAVDRIFTGSTRLDGNAIVDFVRWLCAVSMDELASPTHPRMFSLQKIVEISYYNMGRIRLQWSRIWEVIGDHFNKVGCNSNEDVAIFAVDSLRQLSMKFLEKGELANFRFQKDFLRPFEHIMKKNRSPTIRDMVVRCIAQMVNSQAGNIRSGWKNIFSVFHLAASDQDGSIVELAFQTTGYIVTNVFEKHFPATIDSFQDAVKCLSEFACNASFPDTSMEAIRLIRHCAKYVSERPQAFKDYTSDDMNVAPEDRVWVRGWFPILFELSCIINRCKLDVRTRGLTVMFEVMKTYGHTYKKHWWQDLFRIIFRIFDNMKLPEQQTEKAEWMTTTCNHALYAICDVFTQYFEPLSDILLDDILSQLYWCVQQDNEQLARSGTNCLENVVILNGEKFSPEIWDKTCNCMLDIFKTTIPHALLTWRPAGGEGELMPQYDLSNLDSISQKSVDIQTRTEDQQSVCSVDRISLENQRQRTYSGSSGTHEDGPRARNPAKMQEQRLFSALLIKCVVQLELIQTIDNMVFFPASSRKEDAENLAAAQRDAVDAYVQLEAQDQGMYHYLTSDQLFKLLDCLLESHRFAKAFNSNNEQRTVLWKAGFKGKSKPNLLKQETNSLACGLRILFRMYTDDSRKAAWEEVQRRLLNVCGEALAYFLTLTSESHREAWTNLLLLFLTKVVKISDDRFKAHASRYFPLLCEIMQFDLIPELRAVLRKFFLRIGNAFDISLLPSHREELGPAGSQ; translated from the exons ATGTATGAGAGTAAAACGAGAAACATGTTTTTAAACCGAGCACTGGAGAAGATTTTAGCCGATAAGGAGGTGAAAAAAGCTCACCATTCCCAGTTGCGCAAAGCCTGTGAGGTGGCACTAG AGGAAATTAAAGAAGAAACAGAGAAGCTGAG tccccctCCTGGAGACAGCAATGCTGATTCCAGTACCCTACCACCGGTCAAGTCCAAGGATACCATCATTGAAGCAGACAAGTACTTCCTGCCATTTGAGTTAGCCTGCCAGTCCAAATGTCCTCGCATTGTCATCACATCTTTAGATTGTTTACAG AAACTCATTGCTTATGGCCACCTCACTGGAAACGCACCAGACAACACCACGCCTGGTAAGAGGTTGATCGATAGAATCATCGAGACGATATGTGGCTGCTTTCAAGGCCCTCAGACAGACCAAGGTGTTCAGCTACAAATTATAAAG GCTCTGCTGACATCGGTGACCTCTCAACACATCGAAATCCACGAGGGCACAGTGCTGCAGGCTGTCAGGACTTGCTACAACATCTACCTGGCCAGCAAGAACCTCATCAACCAGACCACGGCCAAGGCCACCCTCACACAGATGCTCAATGTTATCTTTGCACGTATGGAGAACCAAGCA CTCCAGGAGGCCAGACAGATGGAGAAGGAGCGTCTGAGACAGCAGCATCTGCAGCCGTCACCAGTCAGCCAACCGGGGCAGGAGCCTCCTGCCTCCCCTCATCTGGAGCCCCCTGCCTCCCCTAAACAGGAGCAGCACACCGCCTCACCCCCACCTCAGGAGGAGGCCACCCAGATGCCTGAGCAGAACACTCGTGAGGACCTGGAGCCTGAAAACGGCTCTGTGTCCTGCAGTGCTGAGAATGAGCAGACGGAGGCGGACCAAGCTACCGCAGCTGCTGCACAGg GTTTTTCTCCGCAAGATGCTGAAGGGGTTGTTGAGCAAGAACCATTCAACTATAAGGAGGAGCAGGCTCAAGAGATGGTCCAGACCATGCTGCAGGAAGCTGTCAATACAGTTGTTGGAG aatgCAGGGAGAGTGTGTGCAGCGCTACAGAGTGTGTAGACGATATGCCAGTCCCGGTGGAGGAGGAGGGCGGGCTGGGCAGCGACACAGAGAACGTCCATGCCAACGGTATCCCTGGCACACCTATATCTGCCAGCTTCACCCCCTCACTGACAGATGACAGGATCTCTGTCTCCTCCAACGACACTCAG GAATCTGGAGCTACGAGTGGTTCGTCTCCTGTTGCTAAGTTCTCCCATATCCTCCAGAAGGATGCCTTTCTAGTTTTCCGCTCTCTCTGCAAACTCTCTATGAAGCCACTGTCTGATGGACCTCCTGATCCTAA ATCTCACGAGCTGCGCTCCAAGGTGCTGTCCCTCCAGCTGCTGTTGTCCATCCTGCAGAACGCGGGGCCCGTCTTCAAGACCAACGAGATGTTCATCAACGCCATCAAGCAGTACCTGTGTGTGGCGCTGTCTAAGAACGGCGTCTCCTCTGTCCCCGAGGTCTTCGAGCTCTCGCTCTCCAtcttcctcaccctcctctcccactTCAAGACTCACCTTAAGATGCAAATCGAG GTGTTTTTCAAGGAGATCTTCCTCTACATCCTGGAGACGTCCACCAGCTCCTATGATCATAAATGGATGGTGATCCAGAGCCTCACCAGGATCTGTGCAG ACGCCCAGAGTGTGGTGGATATCTATGTCAACTACGACTGTGACCTGAACGCTGCTAATATATTTGAGAGGCTGGTCAATTACCTATCGAAGATAGCACAGGGCAGAGTGGGGCATGAGCTTGGCACCACACCTGCTCAG gaaCTGAGCTTGAGAAAAAAGGGTCTGGAGTGTCTGGTGTCCATTCTCAAGTGTATGGTGGAGTGGAGCAATGATCAGTATGTGAACCCTAACTCTCAGACCAGTCTAG GTCAGGAGAAGCCCGTGGATCAGGAGCCCAGTGAGAGCACCAAGCCACCAGATAGTATCAACCGCTACGGCAGCCTCAACTCCCTGGACTCCAGCGCCTCCTCAGGCATCGGCTCCTACAGCACCCTCATGTCAGGAACGGACAACGCAGAGCAGTTCGAGGTCCTCAAGCAGCAGAAAGAGATCATCGAGCAAGGCATCGACCT GTTCAACAAGAAGCCAAAGAGGGGCATCCAGTACCTGCAGGAGCAAGGGATGCTGGGTACCACACCAGAGGACCTAGCCCAGTTCCTGCACCAGGAGGAGAGGCTAGACTCT ACTCAGGTGGGTGAGTTCATCGGGGATAACGAGCGCATTAATAAAGAGGTGATGTATGCCTATGTTGACCAGATGGATTTCCAAGGCAAGGACTTTGTCTCGGCTCTGCGTCTATTCCTGGAGGGCTTCCGTCTGCCCGGAGAGGCCCAGAAGATTGATCGTCTCATGGAAAAATTTGCGGCCAGATATTTAGAATGTAACCAAGG GCAAACTGAGTTCGCTAGTGCAGATACGGCCTATGTCCTGGCTTATTCAATCATTATGCTGACAACAGaccttcacagtccccaa gtgAAGAATAAAATGACAAAAGAGCAATACATCAAGATGAACCGAGGAATCAACGACAGCAAAGATTTACCTGAGGAGTACCTGTCAGCTATTTACCATGAAATCGCAGGGAAGAAAATAGCCATGAATGAAACCAAAAAATTAACCCTCAAATCCAGCAAACAAA GTGTAGCCAGTGAGAAGCAGAGGCGTCTGCTGTATAATGTAGAGATGGAGCAGATGGCTAAGACAGCCAAGGCCCTGATGGAGGCAGTCAGCCACGTCCAGGCTCCCTTCACCAGCGCCACCCACCTAGACCACGTCAGACCCATGTTCAAG tTGGCATGGACCCCGTTCTTAGCCGCGTTCAGCGTGGGTCTTCAGGACTGTGATGACACTGAGGTAGCCTCTCTGTGTCTGGAGGGGATCCGCTGTGCCATCAGGATAGCCTGCATCTTCACCATCCAGCTAGAGCGTGATGCGTACGTCCAGGCCCTGGCGCGGTTCACCCTGCTCACAGCCAGCTCTGGTATCTCTGAGATGAAGCAGAAGAATATTGACACCATCAAGACTCTCATCACCGTCGCCCACACTGATGGCAACTACCTGGGCAACTCCTGGCACGAG ATCCTGAAGTGTATCAGTCAGTTGGAGCTGGCCCAGCTTATCGGGACAGGGGTGAAGGCTCGCTACATCTCAGGGACAGTCCCGGCCAAAGGGGGCCTCCTGGCCAGTCTGAGAGAGCAGGCCTCAGACAGCTCAGAGTACCTGGGACTGG TTGGAGGTAATGTGGACCGTAAACAAATAGCCAGTATTCAGGAGTCCATTGGAGAGACAAGCTCCCAgagtgttgttgttgctgttgacaG GATATTTACTGGTTCTACCAGACTCGATGGCAATGCAATAG TTGATTTTGTCCGGTGGTTGTGTGCGGTATCCATGGACGAGCTTGCCTCACCGACACATCCGCGTATGTTCAGCCTTCAGAAGATTGTGGAGATTTCCTACTACAACATGGGCCGCATCAGGCTTCAATGGTCTAGAATTTGGGAAGTCATCGGGGACCATTTTAACAAG GTTGGATGTAACTCCAATGAGGATGTGGCTATATTTGCTGTTGACTCCCTGAGGCAGCTGTCTATGAAATTCTTAGAAAAAGGAGAGCTCGCCAACTTCCGTTTCCAGAAGGATTTCTTGAGGCCTTTCGAACATATCATGAAGAAGAACAG GTCTCCCACCATTCGAGACATGGTGGTGAGGTGTATAGCTCAGATGGTGAACTCCCAGGCTGGGAACATCCGGTCAGGGTGGAAGAACATCTTCTCAGTGTTCCACCTGGCTGCCTCGGACCAGGACGGGAGCATCGTAGAGCTGGCCTTCCAGACCACCGGCTACATCGTCA CGAATGTATTTGAGAAGCACTTCCCGGCCACCATTGACTCTTTCCAGGATGCTGTAAAGTGTCTGTCTGAGTTTGCCTGCAACGCCTCCTTCCCTGACACCAGCATGGAGGCCATCCGCCTCATACGCCACTGTGCCAAATATGTGTCTGAGAGGCCACAG GCCTTCAAAGACTACACCAGCGATGACATGAATGTAGCCCCGGAGGACCGGGTGTGGGTGCGAGGATGGTTCCCCATCCTGTTTGAGCTCTCCTGCATCATCAACCGGTGTAAACTGGACGTCAGGACCAG GGGCTTGACTGTGATGTTTGAGGTGATGAAGACCTATGGTCACACCTACAAGAAACACTGGTGGCAGGATCTGTTCAGGATCATCTTTAGGATCTTTGACAACATGAAACTTccagagcagcagactgag AAAGCTGAATGGATGACCACCACCTGTAACCATGCACTTTACGCCATCTGTGATgtcttcactcagtactttgagCCTCTCAGTGATATTCTCCTGGATGATATCCTGTCCCAACTGTACTGGTGTGTACAacaag ACAACGAGCAGCTGGCGCGCTCAGGGACCAACTGTCTGGAAAATGTAGTCATTCTGAACGGGGAGAAGTTCAGCCCAGAGATATGGGACAAAACCTGTAACTGTATGCTGGACATCTTCAAAACAACCATCCCTCATGC ATTGCTGACGTGGAGACcagctggaggagagggggagctgaTGCCACAGTACGACCTCTCAAACCTG GACTCCATATCCCAGAAGTCAGTGGACATTCAGACTCGTACGGAGGACCAGcagtcagtgtgcagtgtggaCAGGATCTCCCTGGAGAACCAGAGGCAGAGGACATACAGCGGCTCCTCGGGCACACATGAGGACGGCCCCAGGGCTAGGAACCCAGCCA AGATGCAGGAGCAGAGGTTATTCTCAGCGCTGCTCATTAAGTGTGTTGTGCAGCTGGAGCTGATCCAGACCATAGACAACATGGTCTTCTTTCCCGCCAGCAGCAGGAAGGAGGATGCAGAGAACCTGGCTGCTGCACAG AGAGACGCAGTAGATGCATATGTCCAGTTGGAGGCCCAGGACCAGGGAATGTACCACTATCTGACCTCGGATCAGCTCTTCAAACTGCTGGACTGTCTGCTGGAGTCCCACCGCTTCGCCAAGGCCTTTAACTCCAACAACGAGCAGAGGACTGTCCTGTGGAAGGCTG GTTTCAAGGGGAAGTCCAAACCCAACCTTTTGAAGCAGGAGACCAACAGTCTGGCCTGTGGCCTCCGCATCCTGTTCCGCATGTACACAGATGACAGCCGCAAGGCAGCCTGGGAGGAGGTGCAGAGACGACTGCTCAA TGTGTGTGGGGAGGCCCTGGCCTACTTCCTCACTCTGACGTCAGAGAGCCACCGGGAAGCCTGGAccaatctcctcctcctcttccttacCAAGGTTGTGAAGATCAGCGATGACAGG TTCAAGGCCCATGCATCCAGGTACTTCCCGCTTCTCTGTGAGATCATGCAGTTTGACCTGATTCCAGAACTCCGGGCTGTGCTGCGTAAGTTCTTTCTCCGCATCGGCAACGCCTTCGACATCTCACTGCTGCCTAGTCACCGAGAGGAGCTAGGTCCTGCTGGGAGCCAGTGA